In a genomic window of Lycium ferocissimum isolate CSIRO_LF1 chromosome 9, AGI_CSIRO_Lferr_CH_V1, whole genome shotgun sequence:
- the LOC132069378 gene encoding late embryogenesis abundant protein 6-like codes for MHSVKEKVSNAASAAKEHVDIFKAKTEEKAEKAGARTKEEKDMAEERRKAKEAEAKMELHESKAGNAGEKLEGKHAHHHMGRAIGGHHGSAPYTAIPDAATNPLGGHHHGHPKTF; via the exons ATGCATTCGGTAAAGGAGAAAGTAAGCAATGCAGCTTCAGCAGCAAAGGAACATGTTGACATCTTCAAAGCAAAAACTGAAGAAAAG GCCGAGAAGGCGGGAGCAAGGACAAAGGAAGAGAAGGACATGGcagaagaaagaaggaaagcAAAAGAAGCAGAGGCTAAAATGGAGCTTCATGAATCGAAGGCTGGAAATGCTGGGGAGAAGTTGGAAGGGAAGCATGCTCATCATCATATGGGGCGTGCAATTGGAGGCCACCATGGATCTGCTCCTTACACTGCCATTCCAGATGCTGCTACCAACCCTCTTGGAGGTCACCATCATGGCCACCCCAAgactttttaa
- the LOC132030214 gene encoding nuatigenin 3-beta-glucosyltransferase-like yields the protein MDNNQLHVLFLPYFATGHIIPLVNTARLFAYHGVHVTILTTHHNAILFQSSIDNICIETLRFPSTEVGLPEGIENYSTVSSPEMSAKVFYAIFLLQKPMEDKIREIRPDCIFSDMYFPWTVDIAQELKIPRLLFNQSSYMYNSILHNLKLYKPHKQISSSSTNFLVPGLPDKMEFKLSQLTEDLRKPEDERNLYDELVDQVRDSEERSYGMVHDTFYELEPAYADYYQKTKKMAKCWHIGPISHFASKLIRRKELINDADENNSCAVVDWLNEQRHKSVLYVSFGSTVRFPDVQLTEIAKALEGSSVPFIWVVRKDQSAQTTWLPDGFDGRKKGLIIRGWVPQLTILEHSAIRGFMTHCGWNSVLEAIVAGVPLLTWPVFADQFYNEKLVEVVGLGVKVGAEVCNLQGTAILSPVIGSEKIKKAIEQLMSDSEESQKIREKAMDMSKMAKNATEEGGSSWNNLTVLIDDIKNFASSSST from the coding sequence ATGGATAACAATCAACTACACGTCCTCTTCCTTCCTTACTTTGCCACTGGTCATATCATCCCATTAGTTAACACTGCCAGGCTATTCGCCTATCACGGTGTCCATGTCACCATCCTCACTACCCACCACAACGCCATCCTATTCCAATCTTCCATTGACAATATCTGTATCGAGACTCTTAGGTTCCCTTCCACTGAAGTTGGCTTGCCTGAAGGAATCGAGAACTACAGTACTGTCTCTTCACCTGAAATGTCTGCCAAAGTATTTTAtgccatttttcttcttcaaaaaccaaTGGAAGACAAAATTCGTGAAATCCGTCCTGATTGTATCTTTTCTGATATGTACTTCCCTTGGACTGTCGATATTGCTCAAGAACTCAAGATCCCAAGGCTCTTGTTCAACCAGTCCAGCTATATGTACAACTCCATTCTACACAATCTTAAGCTTTACAAACCTCACAAGCaaattagtagtagtagtactaATTTCTTAGTTCCTGGTTTACCAGATAAGATGGAGTTCAAGCTATCTCAACTTACAGAGGATCTAAGAAAGCCTGAGGATGAGAGGAATCTTTATGATGAATTGGTCGATCAAGTCCGAGATTCTGAAGAACGAAGCTATGGCATGGTTCACGACACTTTTTACGAGCTAGAACCTGCCTACGCTGACTACTATCAAAAGACAAAGAAAATGGCCAAATGTTGGCATATTGGTCCCATCTCTCATTTTGCTTCCAAATTAATCCGAAGAAAAGAACTAATTAATGACGCTGATGAAAATAACTCATGTGCTGTTGTAGATTGGTTGAATGAGCAGAGGCATAAATCGGTACTCTATGTCTCTTTCGGGAGCACGGTTAGATTTCCAGACGTTCAACTCACTGAAATCGCGAAAGCTCTAGAGGGTTCGAGTGTTCCTTTCATTTGGGTAGTGAGGAAGGACCAATCAGCACAAACCACGTGGTTGCCGGATGGTTTTGATGGAAGGAAAAAGGGTTTGATTATTAGAGGGTGGGTGCCGCAGCTGACCATCTTGGAACATTCAGCCATTAGGGGATTCATGACTCACTGTGGTTGGAATTCAGTACTCGAAGCCATTGTGGCAGGCGTGCCATTGCTGACATGGCCAGTGTTTGCAGACCAATTCTACAACGAGAAGCTCGTGGAGGTTGTGGGGTTGGGAGTCAAAGTTGGGGCGGAAGTATGTAACCTGCAAGGTACTGCAATCTTGAGTCCTGTAATCGGGAGTGAGAAGATTAAAAAAGCAATAGAGCAATTAATGAGCGATTCAGAGGAAAGTCAGAAAATCAGGGAGAAAGCAATGGATATGAGTAAGATGGCTAAAAATGCAACTGAAGAAGGTGGTTCTTCATGGAACAATCTCACGGTGCTCATTGACGATATCAAGAATTTTGCTTCTTCCTCATCGACTTAA